GCCCGCCGCGTCCGGCACCCGCGCCCCGGGCGCGCCCACGCCGGGCGCCGTGGTCCAGGGGGAGCTGGCGCCGCTGAAGGTGAAGCCCGTGGACGGGCCGCGCCTGTCGCTCCAGCCCGCCCACCCGAAGCCGGGTGACCCGGTGCTGGTGACGGTGAGCGGCGCGTCCGCGCTCCCCACGGGGACGCTCGCGGGCCGGCCCCTGCGCTTCTTCGCGTGGAACGACGGCTACGCGGCCCTCACCAGCCTCCCGGTGGAGCAGCCGGAGGGCACCGTGCCGGTGGACGTCACGGCCGCCGGGCGCGGCCTGCCGGTGCTGCTGTCCGGCGCGCTCACCGTGGGTTCTCCCGGCTTCCGCGAGCGCGAGCTGCGCGTGGCCAGCAAGTACGTGTCGCCGCCCAAGGCGGTGAAGGCGCGCATGGAGGCGGACCGCAAGGCGTTCGCCGCGGCGTTCGCGCAGCCCTTCCGGGCGCCGCTGTTCGGCCAGAACTTCGCCTGGCCGCGCGAGGCCACGGTGACGGCGCCCTACGGCGACCGCCGCTCGTTCAACGGCAAGCTGCAGACGCAGCACTTCGGCGTGGACCTGGACGGCGCCACGGGCTCTCCGGTGGTCGCCGCCAACGACGGCACGGTGGTGATGGTGCGCGACAACTACGCGTCCGGAAACACCGTGCTCGTGCACCACGGCGCGGGGCTCTACACCGCGTACTTCCACCTGTCGCGCATCGACGTGAAGGACGGCGCGACGGTGAAGCAGGGCGACGCGCTGGGCCTGGTGGGCAGCACCGGCCGCGTCACCGGCCCGCACCTGCACTGGGGCGTGAAGGCGGATGACCGGTGGGTGGATGGCCAGACGCTGCTCAAGCTGGACTTCACCGGCGCCCCGGAAGCCCCGGGCGTGGCCACCAACACGCCGGGCCTGGGCAATCCGTAGCGCGCCGCGCGGGCCCCGAGCTCCGGGCCCCGTGAGGCGTCAGCCGCGCTTGGGGGCCCGGGCCT
This genomic stretch from Corallococcus caeni harbors:
- a CDS encoding M23 family metallopeptidase, with protein sequence MPARTPSAPRVFVLALLATGAPALAAAPPAASSAVVTGSVPGSTAPPAASGTRAPGAPTPGAVVQGELAPLKVKPVDGPRLSLQPAHPKPGDPVLVTVSGASALPTGTLAGRPLRFFAWNDGYAALTSLPVEQPEGTVPVDVTAAGRGLPVLLSGALTVGSPGFRERELRVASKYVSPPKAVKARMEADRKAFAAAFAQPFRAPLFGQNFAWPREATVTAPYGDRRSFNGKLQTQHFGVDLDGATGSPVVAANDGTVVMVRDNYASGNTVLVHHGAGLYTAYFHLSRIDVKDGATVKQGDALGLVGSTGRVTGPHLHWGVKADDRWVDGQTLLKLDFTGAPEAPGVATNTPGLGNP